In Salipiger sp. H15, the sequence TCGTGGGACGAGGCGATGGAATTCGCCGCCGGCGGCCTCGCGCGGCTGCGCGACCAGGGCGGCGAGACGGTGGCGGGCTTCGGCTCGGCCAAGTGCACCAACGAGGAGGCCTACCTCTTCCAGAAGCTGATCCGGCAGGGCTTCGGGCACAACAACGTCGACCACTGCACCCGGCTCTGCCACGCCTCCTCGGTGGCGGCACTGATGGAGAACGTGGGCTCGGGCGCGGTCTCGGCCACGTTCAACGAGATCGAGAACGCCGACGTCGCCATCGTCATCGGCGCCAACCCGATCGAGAACCACCCGGTCGCCGCGACCTTCTTCAAGCAGTTCGCCAAGCGCGGCGGCAAGCTCATCGTCATGGACCCGCGCGGCCATGCGCTGAAGCGCTTCGCCTCGCACATGCTGCAGTTCCGCCCCGGCGCGGACGTGCCGCTGCTCAACTCGATCATGTCGGTGATCGTCGAGGAAGGGCTCTACGACCAGGGCTACATCGACAAGTTCACCGAGAACTGGGAGCGCGAGAAGCAGCACCTCGCCGGCTTCGCGCCCGAGACGCTCGAGGACCTGACCGGCATCGACGCCGCCACCGTCCGCGACGTCGCGCGCACCTTCGCCACCGGCAAGGCGGGGATGATCTTCTGGGGCATGGGGGTCAGCCAGCACATTCACGGCACCGACAACTCGCGCTGCCTGATCTCCCTCGCGCTGATGACCGGCAACGTCGGCAAGCCCGGCGCCGGGCTGCACCCGCTGCGCGGGCAGAACAACGTGCAGGGCGCCTCGGATGCGGGGCTCATCCCGATGTTCCTGCCCGACTACCAGGACGTGACCAACGACGGCGTGCGCTCGGCCTTCACCGAGATCTGGGGATCGGACGACTTCAGCGGCAAGAAGGGCCTCACGGTCACCGAGATCATGGACGCGGTCCATGACGGGTCGATCCGCGGCATGTACATCCTCGGCGAGAACCCGGCCATGTCGGACCCCGACGTGACCCATGCCCGCGACGCGCTCGCCAAGCTCGAGCACCTCGTGGTGCAGGACATCTTCCTTACCGAGACCGCCAACTACGCCGACGTGATCCTGCCCGCCGCCGCCTTCTACGAGAAGACCGGCACGGTCACGAACACCAACCGGCAGGTGCAGATGGGCCGCGCCGCGGCCACCCCGCCGGGCGACGCGCGCGAGGACTGGCAGATCACCGTCGAGCTGGCGCAGCGGCTCGGGCTCGGCTGGGGCTACACCCACCCGCGCGAGATCTTCGCCGAGATGAAGCGCGGCATGCCCTCGCTCGACAACATCACCTGGGAGCGGCTCGAGCGCGAGAACGCGGTCACCTACCCCTCGCTCTCTCCCGAGGATCCCGGCCAGCCCATCGTCTTCGCCGACGGCTTCCCGCGCGAGGGCGGCCGGGCGAAGTTCACCCCCGCCTCGGTGATCCCGCCGGACGAGCAGCCCGACGCCGAGTACCCGATGATCCTGACCACCGGGCGGCAACTCGAGCACTGGCACACCGGCTCGATGACCCGCCGCTCGAAGGTGCTGGACGCGGTGGAGCCCGGGGCCAACTGCTCGCTGCACCCCTCGACCCTGCGCAAGCTCGGCGTCGCGCCGGGCGGCATGGTGAAGCTGCAGACAAGGCGCGGCGAGATCGAGGTGATGGCCCGCGAGGACCGCGCCGTGGCGCCAGACATGGTCTTCCTGCCCTTCGCCTATGTCGAGGCGGCGGCCAACATCCTGACCAACCCGGCGATCGACCCCTACGGCAAGATCCCCGAGTTCAAGTTCTCGGCGGTGCGGGTGACCGCCGCGTAATGGATGACGGGGGGCTGAGGACCGCCCTCCTCACGCCGCCGCGGGCAGCCAGACGGTGAAGACCGCGCCACCGCCCTCGGCATTGGCGGCGGTGATCAGCCCCCCGGCGCGCTGCACGATGCTCTGCGAGATCGACAGGCCGAGCCCCGTGCCCTCGCCGAGGCGGGTGGTGAAGAAGGGATCGAAGAGCGCCGGCAGGTTCTCGGGCGCGATCCCCGGCCCGCTGTCGGTCACCGTGAGCGCGACGCCCGCCCGGCCGTCCCGCTCCTCGCGGCCGAGGGCCAGCGACAGGCGCCCCGTCTCGCCCATGGCCTGCGCGGCGTTGAGGATGAGGTTGATCACCACCTGCTGCATCTCGCCCGCGTCGATGGCGACCTGCGGCTGCGCGGGCAGCGCGGTCTCGACCTCGATGGCGCCCTTGCCGAGGGCGTGCTCGACCAGCAGCAGCGAATCCTCGACCACCGGCGCAAGATCGACCGTCTCGGCGCAGTCCGAGAACTCCGAGGGTCGGGCGAATTTCAGCAGCTTGCCGACGATCGCCTCCATCCGCGTGATCTGCCGGTCGATGAGCCCGAGCTCGGTCTCGACCCGCGCCGCCTCCTCGCCCAGCTCCATGCGGATCACCTCGACATTGCCCTGGATCACCGCCATCGGGTTGTTGATCTCGTGCGCGACGCCGGCGGTGATCTCGCCGATCGAGGCGAGCTTCTCGCTCATCACCAGCTGGCGGTAGGTCTCCTCGAGCTTGGCATTGGCCTCGCGCAGCTCGGCGGTGCGCTGGTCCACCCGGTCCTCCAGTTCCTCGGCCCACGCGCGCAGCTTCAGGTCGCGGTCCTGCACCTGGTCGAGCAGCCCGTCGAGATGCGCCGCCACCTGGCCGATCTCGTCGCGGGTGCCGACCGGGCCGATCCGCGCCGCGAGGTTGCCCCGCCCGACCCGACGCATGGTCTGGGTCATCCGCTCGAGCGGCGCGAAGATGCCCTTGGCCATCCACAGGAACACCGGCACCGAGAGCAGCAGCACCGCGGCGAAGGCGGCCATCATCCACAGGTAGGCGGCGCGCTTGGCCTCGGCAAAGGGGGCCTCGAGGAACCCCACGTAGAGCATCCCCACGCGCCTGCCGAAACTGTCGCTGAGCGGCAGGTAGCCCGAGATGTACCAGTCGTTGACCACGAAGGCGCGGTCGAGCCATGTCCGCCCCTCGTCGAGCACAGCGTGGCGGACCGAGGCCGAGACGCGGGTGCCGAGCGCCCGCACGTCCTCGAAGAGCCGCACGTTGGTCGAGATCCGCACGTCGTCGAGGAACAGCGTCGCCGTGCCCTGCCGCTCGCCGCCGGTGACCGGGTTGAGGTAGACCAGCGTGTTGATCGCGTCGATGAAGCCGAGGTTGCTGTTGAGCAGGATGCCCCCGACCAGCACGCCCTCGTGGCCGGGCAGGCGCACCGGGCTCGCGGCATGCACCACCATGCCGCGGTCCTCGACCCGGCGGTCGGTCGGGACGGCGGCATGGGTCTTGATGAGGTCGATCCGCGCCCGGGCGGCAAGGTTGCGCGGCAGCGCCGCCAGCGCCTCGGGCGGGAAGATGTCGATCGCCGTCTCGGCGCGCCCCTGCCCCGCGGCGGCGATCACCGGCCAGTCGGCGGCAGCGGGCGGCACCTCGGCGGCCGGCAGGTAGTAGAGGAAGTCGAGCCGCAGCTCGGACCGCTTCCTGAGCAGGAACTGCCGGTCGGGCTCGCCATCGGCGAAGGATCCGGCAAAGTCCACCGAGCCCGCCACGCCGGACAGCTCCTCGCCGGTGCGGGCCATGAGCTGCGACAGGTATTGCTCGGCGATGCGCAGGTCGCTCTGCACGTTGGCTGCCAGCACCTTGTCGTAATCCCCGGTCCAGCGGGTCATGCCGAGCAGCAGCAGCAGCGGCATCAGCACGACAAGCGGCGCAAGCGCAAGGATCAGCAGGCGCAGGCGGACGGTGGTCATCGGGCGGGTCTTGGCTTTCATGTCGGGGGCGAGCCTAGCACGGCCCCGCCCCCCGGTCAGCTTGGGTCAGTGGCCGTGGTGATCGTGCGGATCGTCGAGCGAGCCGTGGATGGCGAACTGCTCGAGCCCGGCGTCGCTGGCCTCGATCACCCGGTAGCTCTCGCGCACGCCGGCCTCGGTCAACTCGCGCGCGACGGTGAGCAGCGTGTTGGGCGCGTGGTCCTCGCAGAGCTCGACCATCTGCGCCAGTTCCTCCGCCGCGACCGGCCGCGCCGCCTCGACCGAGGGCGCGCCGTAGTAGGTGACGAAATGCTCGGCCAGCAGGTCGGTCAGCGCCTGCAGCTCGGCGGGTTCGGCATTGGTCACCGCGACGAAGGTCACCCGGCCGAAGGTCTCGAGCCCCAGCCAGCCGTTGGCGAAGGCCTGACGCGCCTTGCCGGTCAGGTCGCCCTCGGTCCAGTTGGAGAACTCGAACCCGCCCGAGATGCACCATTCGCCGGTGCGCGCGGGCGAGGCGAAGACGCGGGTGTCGCTCTCGTCGAAATGGATGGCGCGGGCGAGCTTCATGGTGCGGGCTCCAGCAGCGTGGTGAGCGGTATGAGGTGGGTGGTCTCGCCGTGGCGGAGCAGCATGCCGAAGTCCTCGTCGACGCCGAGGAAGGTGCCCGACAGGCCGCCCTGCGTGACCTCCTCGCCGATGTCCTGCGCCAGCGCGCGCCACTCGGCGTGCAGCGAGCGGCCGCCCTCGTCCTCCCAGCGGTTGACCCAGCTCAGCGTGTGCCGGGCCCAGGCCTCGAGCAGCGCAGGCGGCGAGACCTCGGCGCAGCCCTCGGCAAAGAGCGAGGTCTGGTCGGGCGTGTCGCCGGGGCGGTCGCTGGCGGGGATGAGCGGCAGGGTGAAGCCGATGACCAGCCAGTCCGGCACCTCGGCCGGATCGTCGGAGGCGGCCATGCAGCGGAAGCGCCCGCAGGCGGCGCCGTTCACCCGGATGCCGCCGTCCCAGCCAAGGTGCACCGCGACCTCGGGCGGGGCCATGACGCCAAGCGCGTTCTGGAAGCCGACGCCGCAGAGCGGCAGCATCGCCATGGCTTGCCCGAGCGGCACCTCGGGGGCGAAGACCAGCGCCCCCTCGAGCACGCCCGCGCTGATGCGGTAGGCCACGAGCCCGGCATCGCAGCCCAGAAGGGCGCGCTGGCAGGCATGGTCGAAGGCATCGGTCGTCACCTCCTCGCCCCAGAGCAGGGGCGGGAAGGCAAGCTGCTCGGCGGCGCTCATGCCACCCCCTGCGCCACCAGCGCCGAGGCGATGTCGTGGAACGCCTTGGCCTGCGCGCTGTCGGGCTGGCTGACCACGATCGGCGCGCCGCCGTCCGAGGCGAGGCGGATCTGCAGGTCGAGCG encodes:
- the fdhF gene encoding formate dehydrogenase subunit alpha, encoding MADGSNLPQTSFILDGQEVSAFPGETIWQVAKRLGTSIPHLCHKDAPGYRPDGNCRACMVEIDGERTLAASCCRAPAEGMKVTTDSARAKKSREMVMELLLADQPARAEAHDRGSHLWDMAELTGVSESRFPAMEKARIPLLDDSHVAMRVNLDACIQCNLCVRACREVQVNDVIGMADRGHDAFPSFDMNDPMGDSTCVACGECVQACPTGALMPATVVDAEQHGDSRDFDEAVQSVCPFCGVGCQVSLKLKDGKVKYVEGINGPANEGRLCVKGRFGFDYIHHPHRLTRPLIRLAGAEKGLNVDPANPFTHFREASWDEAMEFAAGGLARLRDQGGETVAGFGSAKCTNEEAYLFQKLIRQGFGHNNVDHCTRLCHASSVAALMENVGSGAVSATFNEIENADVAIVIGANPIENHPVAATFFKQFAKRGGKLIVMDPRGHALKRFASHMLQFRPGADVPLLNSIMSVIVEEGLYDQGYIDKFTENWEREKQHLAGFAPETLEDLTGIDAATVRDVARTFATGKAGMIFWGMGVSQHIHGTDNSRCLISLALMTGNVGKPGAGLHPLRGQNNVQGASDAGLIPMFLPDYQDVTNDGVRSAFTEIWGSDDFSGKKGLTVTEIMDAVHDGSIRGMYILGENPAMSDPDVTHARDALAKLEHLVVQDIFLTETANYADVILPAAAFYEKTGTVTNTNRQVQMGRAAATPPGDAREDWQITVELAQRLGLGWGYTHPREIFAEMKRGMPSLDNITWERLERENAVTYPSLSPEDPGQPIVFADGFPREGGRAKFTPASVIPPDEQPDAEYPMILTTGRQLEHWHTGSMTRRSKVLDAVEPGANCSLHPSTLRKLGVAPGGMVKLQTRRGEIEVMAREDRAVAPDMVFLPFAYVEAAANILTNPAIDPYGKIPEFKFSAVRVTAA
- a CDS encoding cache domain-containing protein; amino-acid sequence: MTTVRLRLLILALAPLVVLMPLLLLLGMTRWTGDYDKVLAANVQSDLRIAEQYLSQLMARTGEELSGVAGSVDFAGSFADGEPDRQFLLRKRSELRLDFLYYLPAAEVPPAAADWPVIAAAGQGRAETAIDIFPPEALAALPRNLAARARIDLIKTHAAVPTDRRVEDRGMVVHAASPVRLPGHEGVLVGGILLNSNLGFIDAINTLVYLNPVTGGERQGTATLFLDDVRISTNVRLFEDVRALGTRVSASVRHAVLDEGRTWLDRAFVVNDWYISGYLPLSDSFGRRVGMLYVGFLEAPFAEAKRAAYLWMMAAFAAVLLLSVPVFLWMAKGIFAPLERMTQTMRRVGRGNLAARIGPVGTRDEIGQVAAHLDGLLDQVQDRDLKLRAWAEELEDRVDQRTAELREANAKLEETYRQLVMSEKLASIGEITAGVAHEINNPMAVIQGNVEVIRMELGEEAARVETELGLIDRQITRMEAIVGKLLKFARPSEFSDCAETVDLAPVVEDSLLLVEHALGKGAIEVETALPAQPQVAIDAGEMQQVVINLILNAAQAMGETGRLSLALGREERDGRAGVALTVTDSGPGIAPENLPALFDPFFTTRLGEGTGLGLSISQSIVQRAGGLITAANAEGGGAVFTVWLPAAA
- a CDS encoding DUF6505 family protein encodes the protein MKLARAIHFDESDTRVFASPARTGEWCISGGFEFSNWTEGDLTGKARQAFANGWLGLETFGRVTFVAVTNAEPAELQALTDLLAEHFVTYYGAPSVEAARPVAAEELAQMVELCEDHAPNTLLTVARELTEAGVRESYRVIEASDAGLEQFAIHGSLDDPHDHHGH
- a CDS encoding DUF4444 domain-containing protein — its product is MSAAEQLAFPPLLWGEEVTTDAFDHACQRALLGCDAGLVAYRISAGVLEGALVFAPEVPLGQAMAMLPLCGVGFQNALGVMAPPEVAVHLGWDGGIRVNGAACGRFRCMAASDDPAEVPDWLVIGFTLPLIPASDRPGDTPDQTSLFAEGCAEVSPPALLEAWARHTLSWVNRWEDEGGRSLHAEWRALAQDIGEEVTQGGLSGTFLGVDEDFGMLLRHGETTHLIPLTTLLEPAP